One genomic segment of Agromyces intestinalis includes these proteins:
- a CDS encoding TadA family conjugal transfer-associated ATPase yields the protein MSVPFVATPSWLTDASSPQPPEGSPPWLPDGQPPGAVSVPRDASFRAVREASAAPPAPLEGARDELELLGPLAPYASDGPVTDLFVNGAAGLWVDRGGGAERHPTWRAGEPEVRALAVQLVARGGRHIDEATPAVDVRLGRGIRVHAVLPPVSTTGTLISVRVPRAAGFSLAALARSGMVDGAHEARLRAAVAERANVLVTGAAGSGKTTLLAALLGEAPESDRIIVIEDVAELRIEHPHIVGLEARQPNLEGTGRVGLDALLREALRMRPDRLVVGECRGAELRELLSALNTGHDGGAGTLHANSLEDVPARLEALGSVAGLDPDAVARQAVSAFDLVLHVERTPAGRRLAGIGRFELDGDRLAVTPC from the coding sequence ATGTCCGTTCCCTTCGTCGCGACTCCGTCCTGGTTGACGGATGCCTCGTCGCCCCAGCCGCCCGAGGGCTCGCCGCCGTGGCTGCCCGATGGTCAGCCTCCCGGTGCGGTGTCGGTTCCTCGGGACGCTTCGTTCCGGGCGGTGCGCGAAGCATCCGCCGCGCCGCCCGCACCCCTCGAGGGGGCGCGCGACGAACTCGAGTTGCTCGGTCCGCTCGCGCCGTACGCGAGCGACGGCCCGGTCACCGACCTGTTCGTCAACGGGGCGGCGGGCCTGTGGGTCGACCGCGGCGGCGGTGCCGAGCGACACCCGACCTGGAGGGCCGGCGAGCCCGAGGTGCGTGCGCTCGCGGTGCAGCTCGTCGCCCGAGGCGGGCGCCACATCGACGAGGCGACTCCCGCGGTCGACGTGCGTCTCGGCCGTGGTATCCGCGTGCATGCGGTGCTGCCGCCGGTGTCGACGACCGGCACGTTGATCTCGGTGCGCGTGCCACGGGCGGCCGGGTTCTCGCTCGCCGCGCTCGCTCGCTCGGGCATGGTCGACGGCGCGCACGAGGCGCGGTTGCGCGCGGCCGTGGCCGAACGGGCGAACGTGCTCGTCACGGGTGCCGCCGGAAGCGGCAAGACCACCCTGCTGGCCGCGCTGCTCGGCGAAGCGCCCGAGTCCGACCGCATCATCGTGATCGAGGATGTCGCCGAGCTGCGCATCGAGCACCCGCACATCGTCGGCCTGGAAGCCCGCCAGCCGAATCTCGAGGGCACCGGGCGCGTCGGCCTCGACGCGCTGTTGCGCGAAGCGCTGCGAATGCGACCCGACCGGCTCGTGGTCGGCGAATGCCGCGGCGCCGAACTGCGCGAGCTGCTCTCGGCGCTGAACACCGGCCACGACGGCGGGGCGGGCACCTTGCACGCGAACTCGCTCGAGGATGTGCCCGCCAGACTCGAGGCCCTCGGGTCCGTCGCCGGGCTCGATCCCGATGCGGTCGCAAGGCAGGCGGTGAGCGCCTTCGACCTCGTGCTGCACGTCGAGCGCACGCCGGCCGGTCGGCGGCTCGCGGGCATCGGGCGGTTCGAGCTCGACGGCGATCGACTCGCGGTGACGCCGTGCTGA
- the acs gene encoding acetate--CoA ligase, translating into MTVQIDHALEEIRRFRPSPEFAAQAIADERLYDAASADRLGFWADQARDLLTWQKPFTEVLDWSNPPFARWFADGELNVAVNCLDRHVEAGLGDRVAIYWEGEPGDSRAITYAELTEEVKRAANALTDLGIRTGDRVAIYLPMIPEAVVSMLAVARIGAIHSVVFGGFSADSLASRIDDAEASLVITADGGYRKGRVFPLKPVVDEALAKAEGGTVKNVLVVKRGENDIAWNEGRDLWWHDTVTTASPEHEAQAFDAENPLFILYTSGTTGKPKGILHTSGGYLTQVAFTHKNVFDLHPERDVYWCTADVGWITGHSYVVYGPLANGATQVLYEGTPDTPHPGRWWELVEKYGVTILYTAPTAIRSFMKLGRSVVHNFNLRSLRLLGSVGEPINPEAWIWYRHVIGGGSIPVVDTWWQTETGAIMISALPGITDLKPGSAQVPVPGISVDILADDGTPVEGEDGGLLVITEPWPSMLRGIWGDPERFRETYWEKFGDKYFAGDGARRDEDGDIWLLGRVDDVMNVSGHRLSTAEIESSLVAHEITAEAAVVGASDETTGQAVVAFVILKERHAHDLDPSDASEELRRHVAMQIGAIARPRQVFIVNELPKTRSGKIMRRLLRDLAEGRQVGDTTTLADTAIMDIISAQVR; encoded by the coding sequence ATGACTGTGCAGATCGACCACGCTCTCGAGGAGATCAGGCGCTTCCGCCCGAGCCCCGAGTTCGCCGCCCAAGCCATCGCCGACGAACGTCTCTACGACGCGGCATCCGCAGACCGACTCGGCTTCTGGGCCGACCAGGCCCGTGACCTGCTGACCTGGCAGAAGCCCTTCACCGAGGTGCTCGACTGGTCGAACCCGCCGTTCGCGCGCTGGTTCGCCGACGGCGAGCTCAACGTCGCCGTGAACTGCCTCGACCGCCACGTCGAGGCCGGTCTCGGCGACCGCGTCGCCATCTACTGGGAGGGCGAGCCCGGCGACTCGCGCGCCATCACCTACGCCGAGCTCACCGAAGAGGTCAAGCGCGCCGCCAACGCGCTCACCGACCTCGGCATCCGCACGGGCGACCGCGTCGCGATCTACCTGCCGATGATCCCCGAGGCCGTCGTCTCGATGCTCGCCGTCGCGCGCATCGGAGCCATCCACTCGGTCGTCTTCGGCGGGTTCAGCGCCGACAGCCTCGCTTCGCGCATCGACGACGCCGAGGCATCCCTCGTGATCACCGCCGACGGCGGGTACCGCAAGGGCCGCGTGTTCCCGCTGAAGCCGGTGGTCGACGAGGCGCTCGCCAAGGCCGAGGGCGGCACCGTCAAGAACGTGCTCGTCGTCAAGCGCGGCGAGAACGACATCGCCTGGAACGAGGGCCGCGACCTCTGGTGGCACGACACCGTCACCACCGCGAGCCCCGAGCACGAGGCGCAGGCGTTCGACGCCGAGAACCCGCTGTTCATCCTCTACACCTCGGGCACCACCGGCAAGCCGAAGGGCATCCTGCACACGTCGGGCGGCTACCTCACGCAGGTCGCGTTCACCCACAAGAACGTGTTCGACCTGCACCCCGAGCGCGACGTCTACTGGTGCACCGCCGATGTCGGCTGGATCACCGGCCACTCCTACGTCGTGTACGGCCCGCTCGCGAACGGCGCCACCCAGGTGCTGTACGAGGGCACCCCCGACACGCCGCACCCCGGCCGCTGGTGGGAGCTCGTCGAGAAGTACGGGGTGACCATCCTGTACACGGCGCCGACCGCCATCCGCTCGTTCATGAAGCTCGGCCGCTCGGTCGTGCACAACTTCAACCTGCGCTCGCTGCGCCTGCTCGGCTCGGTGGGCGAACCGATCAACCCCGAGGCGTGGATCTGGTACCGGCATGTCATCGGCGGCGGCTCGATCCCCGTGGTCGACACCTGGTGGCAGACCGAGACCGGCGCGATCATGATCTCGGCGCTGCCCGGCATCACCGATCTCAAGCCAGGATCGGCGCAGGTGCCGGTGCCCGGCATCTCGGTCGACATCCTCGCCGACGACGGCACGCCCGTCGAGGGCGAAGACGGCGGGCTGCTGGTCATCACCGAACCGTGGCCGAGCATGCTGCGCGGCATCTGGGGCGACCCCGAGCGATTCAGAGAGACCTACTGGGAGAAGTTCGGCGACAAGTACTTCGCCGGCGACGGCGCCCGCCGCGATGAAGACGGCGACATCTGGCTGCTGGGCCGTGTCGACGACGTCATGAACGTGTCGGGTCACCGCCTCTCGACGGCCGAGATCGAGTCGTCGCTCGTCGCGCACGAGATCACCGCCGAGGCCGCCGTCGTCGGCGCCTCCGACGAAACGACCGGTCAGGCGGTGGTCGCGTTCGTCATCCTGAAGGAGCGCCACGCGCACGACCTCGACCCGTCGGATGCCTCGGAGGAGCTGCGCCGCCACGTCGCGATGCAGATCGGCGCGATCGCCCGCCCCCGGCAGGTGTTCATCGTGAACGAGCTGCCGAAGACCCGCTCGGGCAAGATCATGCGGCGCCTGCTGCGCGACCTCGCCGAGGGTCGTCAGGTCGGCGACACCACGACCCTCGCCGACACCGCGATCATGGACATCATCAGCGCCCAGGTGCGCTGA
- a CDS encoding RidA family protein encodes MSFEAKLAELGIELPPVAPPVAAYVPAVVTGSYVYTSGQLPFVAGALPTTGKVGDTAELVSADDAKAFARTAVLNALAAVRAEIGSLDRVTRIVKLVGFVASDPAFTGQPGVINGASELLGEIFGDAGRHARSAVGVAVLPLDSPVELELVVEFA; translated from the coding sequence ATGTCGTTCGAGGCGAAGCTCGCCGAACTCGGCATCGAGCTGCCGCCCGTCGCACCGCCGGTCGCCGCCTACGTGCCCGCCGTGGTCACCGGGTCGTACGTCTACACGAGCGGCCAGCTGCCGTTCGTCGCCGGCGCACTGCCCACTACCGGCAAGGTCGGTGACACGGCCGAGCTGGTGTCGGCCGATGACGCGAAGGCGTTCGCCCGCACCGCGGTGCTCAACGCGCTGGCGGCGGTGCGCGCCGAGATCGGCTCGCTCGACCGGGTCACGCGCATCGTCAAGCTCGTCGGCTTCGTGGCATCCGACCCGGCCTTCACCGGCCAGCCCGGCGTGATCAACGGGGCATCCGAGCTGCTCGGCGAGATCTTCGGCGACGCCGGCCGTCACGCCCGATCGGCCGTCGGCGTCGCTGTGCTGCCCCTCGACAGCCCCGTCGAGCTCGAACTCGTCGTCGAGTTCGCGTAG